From the genome of Candidatus Schekmanbacteria bacterium, one region includes:
- the lon gene encoding endopeptidase La, producing the protein MFDALSVEDAKIPEELPLLPLRDIVVFPFMIIPLFVGREKSIRAIDAALASDNRMIFLSAQKDGAIENPTEEDINVIGTVGMIMRMLKLPDGRVKILIQGLAKAKIVDYIHKAPYFSVKVDLIRDKAIEVKTPEAEALMRSIKEQLQKVISLGQSIPPDILVVADNLDDPGRLADLVVSNLNINVDEAQNILETSDPLEKLKKVGDFLAKELEVLMVKHKIQSEAKDEMNKTQREYFLREQLKAIQRELGEIDEKGEEIRDFRRKIKKAKMPKDVREEANKQLKRLERMHPDAAEAGVVRTYLETLVELPWSKSTKDNLDIKKAKEVLDEDHYDLDKVKERILEYLGVCKLKKVMKGPILCFVGPPGVGKTSLGKSIARALGRKFIRISLGGVRDEAEIRGHRRTYVGAMPGKIIQGIKQAGYNNPVFMMDEIDKLGMDFRGDPSSALLEVLDPEQNDSFTDHYLGLPFDLSKVMFITTANLIDPIPPALKDRMEIIEIPGYTEEEKVQIARKFLIPRQMEENGITDKYFEISDSAVLKIITGYTRESGLRNLEREIAKICRKVAKDVASGEKKKKKVTVDNLHKYLGVQKYLRESEKMKNDIGVSTGLAWTPSGGELIHIEATLMKGKGALTLTGQLGDVMQESAKAALSYARNKAKDFKINESIFAKSDIHIHVPAGAIPKDGPSAGITMATALISALTKKPVNNNIAMTGEITLRGRVLPIGGLKEKSLAAKRAGIDTIIVPKENEKDLYEIPSTIKKGLNYIFVESMDEVLKYVFSTNGKRQNKKRK; encoded by the coding sequence ATGTTTGATGCTTTAAGTGTTGAAGATGCAAAAATACCTGAGGAATTGCCACTGCTTCCTTTAAGGGATATAGTTGTTTTCCCTTTTATGATTATTCCTCTTTTTGTTGGAAGAGAAAAATCTATCAGGGCTATTGATGCGGCGCTTGCTTCGGATAATAGGATGATTTTTTTGAGCGCTCAAAAAGACGGAGCCATCGAAAATCCCACTGAAGAAGACATAAATGTAATAGGCACAGTTGGGATGATAATGAGAATGTTAAAGCTTCCCGATGGCAGAGTTAAAATTCTTATACAAGGATTAGCAAAGGCCAAGATTGTTGATTATATACATAAAGCGCCTTATTTCAGTGTTAAGGTCGATTTAATAAGAGATAAAGCTATAGAGGTAAAAACACCTGAAGCTGAAGCCCTGATGAGAAGCATAAAGGAACAACTTCAGAAGGTAATATCTCTTGGACAAAGTATACCACCGGATATCCTTGTTGTGGCAGATAATCTCGATGATCCGGGAAGACTTGCAGATTTGGTTGTTTCCAATCTCAATATAAATGTAGATGAAGCACAGAATATACTTGAAACATCAGATCCATTAGAAAAATTGAAAAAAGTGGGCGATTTTCTCGCAAAAGAATTGGAAGTTCTAATGGTGAAGCATAAAATACAAAGCGAAGCAAAAGATGAAATGAACAAAACCCAGAGAGAATATTTTTTAAGGGAACAATTAAAGGCAATTCAGCGGGAATTGGGTGAAATTGATGAAAAAGGAGAAGAAATAAGAGATTTTCGTAGAAAGATAAAAAAAGCAAAGATGCCCAAAGATGTTCGAGAGGAAGCCAATAAACAGCTCAAACGGCTTGAAAGAATGCATCCTGATGCCGCAGAGGCAGGAGTTGTTAGGACATATCTTGAAACACTTGTGGAGCTGCCTTGGAGTAAGAGCACAAAGGATAACCTTGATATCAAAAAAGCTAAAGAGGTTTTGGATGAAGACCATTATGATTTGGATAAGGTTAAGGAAAGAATTCTCGAATATCTTGGAGTCTGTAAACTGAAAAAGGTGATGAAGGGGCCAATTCTCTGTTTTGTTGGTCCTCCCGGCGTTGGAAAGACATCTCTTGGAAAATCGATTGCCCGAGCTTTGGGAAGAAAGTTCATAAGAATTTCATTAGGCGGAGTTAGAGATGAAGCTGAGATTAGGGGGCATAGAAGGACTTATGTAGGTGCAATGCCCGGAAAAATCATTCAAGGAATAAAGCAGGCAGGGTATAACAATCCTGTCTTTATGATGGATGAGATAGATAAGTTGGGAATGGATTTTAGAGGCGATCCGTCATCTGCACTCCTTGAAGTTCTTGATCCGGAACAGAATGACAGCTTTACAGACCATTATCTCGGTCTGCCTTTTGATCTCTCAAAGGTTATGTTTATCACTACTGCAAACCTTATAGACCCTATTCCGCCTGCCCTTAAGGATAGAATGGAGATTATAGAGATTCCGGGATATACGGAGGAGGAGAAGGTTCAGATAGCGAGAAAATTCCTTATTCCAAGACAGATGGAGGAAAATGGAATAACAGACAAATATTTTGAAATATCTGATTCTGCTGTTTTAAAGATAATCACCGGTTATACAAGAGAATCAGGACTTAGAAACTTAGAACGCGAGATTGCCAAAATATGCAGAAAGGTTGCAAAAGATGTTGCCTCAGGAGAAAAGAAGAAGAAAAAGGTTACAGTTGATAACCTTCACAAATATCTTGGTGTTCAAAAGTATCTACGTGAATCGGAAAAGATGAAAAATGATATTGGAGTTTCAACAGGACTTGCTTGGACACCAAGCGGAGGTGAGTTGATTCATATAGAGGCAACATTGATGAAAGGGAAAGGTGCGCTTACTTTGACTGGACAGCTTGGTGATGTAATGCAGGAATCGGCAAAAGCCGCTCTTAGTTATGCTCGAAATAAAGCAAAAGACTTTAAAATCAATGAGTCCATATTTGCAAAAAGCGATATACATATTCATGTACCGGCTGGCGCCATTCCTAAGGATGGACCTTCTGCAGGAATAACTATGGCTACAGCGCTTATCTCTGCTTTGACCAAAAAGCCGGTAAATAACAATATTGCTATGACAGGAGAGATTACTTTGAGAGGCAGAGTTTTACCGATTGGAGGATTGAAAGAAAAATCTCTTGCTGCAAAAAGGGCTGGCATTGATACTATAATAGTGCCGAAAGAGAATGAAAAGGACCTTTATGAAATACCCTCAACCATAAAGAAAGGGCTTAACTATATTTTTGTCGAATCTATGGATGAGGTACTTAAATATGTCTTTTCAACTAATGGGAAAAGGCAGAATAAGAAGAGGAAGTAG
- a CDS encoding Hsp20/alpha crystallin family protein: protein DISFLRMERKFGWFKRTVKLPVPCDTNSVKAYYSKGVLSIIFRKIENKRGAVKRITIE from the coding sequence AAGATATAAGTTTTTTGCGAATGGAAAGAAAATTTGGATGGTTCAAAAGGACTGTAAAACTACCCGTTCCTTGCGATACCAATTCCGTTAAGGCTTATTATTCGAAAGGAGTTTTATCTATAATTTTTAGAAAAATTGAAAATAAACGCGGTGCTGTTAAAAGGATAACAATTGAATGA